A region of the Bacillus sp. NP247 genome:
AACTGGATTTGTATTCACACTACCAGCAATCCATTCAGAGGTACAGCGAGAGTTTCGATCTATCGCAAGTAACGTTAACATATGAACACCTACTGTAAAACGACTACTAATTCCCATCTGCACACCCTCCTTTTTATTCATTCTATTAAAAGACAACTCTTATTATTATATACTATTTTTAATTTATACATAAAGAAAAAGCATGATTCCATTAGAAAATCATGCTTTTCTCCTATTAGTGACGCTTTATAAATTTCGCTAAATCTTTAAATTTCACTTTGTCGGAGTAATTCATTACACCGTTTACGTAAATGCGGCTTGTAACAGCACTTAATATACCGATTGTCGCTAAAAGACCCGCCAATGTTATCGTAATTTCTAACATACCAGCTTCACCAGCTACAAAGCGTGAGAATGTAACCATCGGGGTGAAGAACGGAACATAAGAGCTTATAACAACAATAGTACTATTTGGGTCACCTAACGATTTAAGACTTATAAAGAATGCTGCAATTATTAAAATCGACACCGGTAGCATTACACCTTGCAAATCCTCAGTCTTAGAAACAACCGCACCAGCAGCTGCATACATCATCGCATACAGGAAATACCCTGTAACAAAATAAATTAGGAACATACCGATAACTTTTGCATCTAACTTTGTAACATCAATTACGCCAAATAATGAACCATTTTCTAAATCTACCCACCCTAGTAAATAAGGAACTAAATAACCACATGCCAATATGACAAGTTGTAATAACGCCGTTGAAACAACCGCTAAAATTTTTGCATACATCATCGTAAGAGGTTTTACTTTCGGAATCATAACTTCCATAACGCGAGAAGCTTTTTCAGAAGCAATATTCATCGCAATTGTGCTTCCGAACGCAACAATAAACATATATAAAGCGAATATAAAGAAATATGCAACTCCGGCAGAGGCAGAACGATCTTTTATTGCTTCTTGTTTCACAGAAATTTCCGTTTGTAATTGTTGTGCAATTTCCGGTGAAACATTATGTTTAGCAACCGTTACCGCCATATATTGTCCCTTTAAATAACTAGCTATAATAGTAGAAGTTGTTTCACTGGCGAACCCATTAAACATATACGTGACTTCTGGAACTCCATTCTTTTCAGTTACACGAAACAAACCGTCTAACTCGCCTTCTTCTACTTGTTTATGTAGTTTATTAAAATCTTCTTTTGAACCAATTGTTAGTTTAGCTGATGGTAATAATTTATTTAACTCTTCTTTTTGTATTTTATATGTGGAACTCTCCGTCACAACTGCAATTTTATCTTTATCCTTATTTTTATCATTACTTGAAGTAAAATGATTAAATGCAAAAATACCAAACACAATTAAAAATAAAATCGCACTCGTAATTAATGATTTTTTAGATAAAAATGCTTCCCTAAAATAAAATGAAAATACATGAGAAAATTTACGCATATTTATTTCGCCCTCTCTACAAAGATTTCGTTCAACGTCGGCTCTAACATTTTAAATTGTCGTAAGCTAATACCTTGCTCTTGCAACTGTTGCAAAATCTTTAGAGCTTCTGCATCGCCTTGTACTTTTACATAAAGAAGGCCTTGTTGTTTTTCATACGGAACGTGTATAGCTTCTAATCCCTTTTCATTCTCTACTGTATCTTCAATAGTTAAATTACGGAAACCGTATTCTTTCTTAATATCACTTAACTGTCCTTCTACGACCGCTTCGCCTTTTTTCAAAATACATACATGCTGGCAAAAAGCCTCTACTTGCTCCATACGATGACTTGATAAAATAATTGTCTTTCCACTCTGTACTTGTTCTCCAATAATATTAGCTAACATTCCCGCATTAACTGGATCAAGTCCGCTAAATGGTTCATCTAAAATAAGAAGTTCTGGATCATGAAGAAGAGCAGCAATCAATTGAATTTTTTGTTGATTCCCTTTCGAAAGCTCCCCTGCCGTTTTAAATTTATATTCTGGGATTGCTAATCGCTCTAACCAGTGATCAATTGCAAGATCGACTTCTTTCTTCGTCATTCCTTCTAATCTGCCAAAATATCGCAACTGATCTATTACTCTACTTTTTGTATATAATCCTCTTTCTTCTGGTAAATATCCAATTGTTACCCCGCTATCACCAAATGATTTTCCATCCCACGTAATAGAACCTTCATTTGGCGTTAATAAACCTAGTAACATTTTAATTGTCGTTGTTTTCCCTGCACCATTTCGACCAAGTAACCCTAATACTTCACCTTTCGGTAACGAGATTTGCAAACCATTAACTGCTTTAGATTCTCCGAATATTTTTGTTAATTTTTGAATTTGTAAACTCAATGTATAAAGCCTCCCCTTTAGTATCATTCGTACCTTCTGTTAAAGCCTATGATTGTTCAGAATGAAATATAGTATTATATTTCATTCTCTTATATGTATCACTACACCTAACCCATCATTTGTTTCATTTAGTTAAAATTGTAAATAAAAATCCTGTTTTTGTCAATTATAATTGTCATTACGACAATAAAACTTGTCAAAATAATTATTATTATTTAACCCATCTTTCTAATATAGGACAAACTACTATATATACAAAAGACAATATGCAAATGTTCATAAAAAAAAATATAAAAAGCCTTATATTTTAATATATAATATTAAATGATTTACTAACATCAAGGAGGGTACATATGAAGATGAAGAGGGGTATTACCACTTTATTATCTGTAGCCGTTCTTTCTACATCGCTTGTAGCATGTTCAGGAACAGCTGAGAAAACAGTGGCAAAAGAAGAAAAAGTAAAATTAACAGACCAGCAATTGATGGCTGATTTATGGTATCAAACAGCTGGTGAAACGAAAGCACTATACTACCAAGGATATAATATTGGTCAATTGAAGCTTGATGCAGCTCTTGCAAAAGGCACAAACAAAAAACCTGCTATCGTACTTGATTTAGATGAAACTGTTTTAGATAACAGTCCTCATCAAGCAATGAGCGTAAAAACAGGAAAAGGCTATCCTTATAAATGGGACGATTGGATTAATAAGGCTGAAGCTGAAGCTCTTCCAGGAGCGATTGATTTCTTAAAATATACAGAGTCTAAAGGTGTAGATATTTACTACATCTCAAATCGTAAAACGAATCAACTAGATGCAACAATTAAAAATCTCGAGCGCGTAGGTGCTCCTCAAGCAACGAAAGAACACATATTACTACAAGACCCGAAAGAAAAAGGAAAAGAAAAACGCCGTGAACTTGTTTCTCAAACACATGATATTGTCCTATTCTTCGGTGATAACTTATCTGATTTCACTGGTTTTGATGGAAAATCTGTAAAAGATCGCAATGAAACAGTAGCAGAATCAAAAGCACAATTTGGTGAGAAATTCATCATTTTCCCTAATCCGATGTATGGCGATTGGGAAGGCGCTTTATATGACTATGATTTCAAAAAATCAGATGCAGAAAAAGATAAAATTCGTCGTGACAATTTAAAATCATTTGATGCAAAATAACAAAGAGGATGGCTTTCGCCATCCTCTTTTATTGCATATTTCTTGTTAAAGGTAAAATAAATACTTCTACACGTCTATTTTTTGCTTTTCCTTCTGGTGTATCATTTGGTGCAATTGAACGGTATTCTCCGTAACCAATTGCACTAAATTTTTCTGGTTGCAAATCTTTATTTTGAAGTAATACCTGCATAAAATTAACGGCACGCTGTGTACTTAACTCCCAGTTTGATGCAAACTGAGCATTTGCGATAGGAACAGTATCTGTATGACCAGACACTGTAATTTCACGAGGTGATGCGGAAACAAGTAGGTTAGACATCTCTTTTGCAATCCCTAACGATTCCAACTTCACATCTGCTTTCCCTGAATCAAATAGTACATTTTCTAATATTGTTACCATTAAACCTTTTTCAGTTAAATCGGTTTTAAAAGAAGAAGATAATTGCTTTTCCTCAATATAATTATCGATACCTTTTTGTACCGCTTTTAATTCATTCATTTCTTGCTGCTTTACTTCAGCTTCAGCATTTTTTTTCATATTCTCAGATTCCAAACCATTTGCGGATAACTCTTTTTCTTCCTTTGGCTTTTGATCACTTAAAAACTCTTTATTTCCTGTTCCACCTGCTAGTTCACTTCTAAAAGCCACTGCCATCTGTTTAAACTTCGCAGCATCTATACTACTCATTGCGAATAATACGATGAATAGTGCAAATAACAACGTTAACATATCCGAATATGGAATTAACCAAGTTTCATCGATATGCTCATCATGTTTTTTCTTTTTGCCTCTTCTATTTTTCTTACTCCGCATTTTTTTCTGCTCCTTTTTCTAGCTTTTTACGCTCAGTTGCAGAAAGCGCACCTAAAATGCGATTTTTCATAATAAATGGATATGTACCTTCTTGTAACATTAATAAACAATCAATAATTAAACGTTTCTTCTCTAATTCAGCAGCAGACTTTTGCTTCAATTTGTTTGCAAATGGATGCCATAATACGTAACCTGAAAAAATACCGAAAATCGTTGCAATAAACGCACCTGAAATAGCATGTCCTAACTTGTCAATATCAGTTAAATTACCAAGAGCAGCTACAAGACCAATAACAGCACCTAAAACCCCTAATGTAGGTGCATATGTACCTGCTTGTGAGAAAATAGCAGCTCCTTTTGCATGCCTCTCTTCAATTGCTTCTAATTCGGCTTCTAAAATTTGTTCTAAATCTTCCGCAGATACGCCATCAATAACAAATTTCATACCACGCAAAAGAAATTCATCTTGAATTTTATCTAATTGTTGCTCTAAAGATAAAATACCGTATTTTCTACTCTCAGATGTCCAATGAACAAATAACTCTAGCAATTGTTCATAGCTTAAATCTTTTTTATTTGAACCAAAAAGAACTTTAAATAATTTTGGAACCCTTTTTAGTTGATTCATCGGAAATGCAATACACACTGCAGCAAATGTACCGATAAAAATAATTAATGCTGCGGCAGGATTTAGTAGGGCTGTTACGTCAGCGCCCTTGACGACCATCCCTACTACTACCGCTACAAATCCTAAAATGAGTCCAATAATTGTTGCAAAATCCATTCCCATTCACTCCTAGTCTATACAAGAGGTCCTTTATTCTCGATAATCGCTACATCTTCTTATATACATATATTACATAAAAAATGAACTTCATGAAAGATAAGAAATGAATTATATGAAAAAATACTACATTTTCACACATTTTCTGACATTTTCTGACATTTTCTTTGCGTTTCTATTACGTTATGACTCTTATATTTCTTTTTCAATAGACTAGACTTATAATAAAAACGATACATATTTTATTAAGAAAGGACAGTGATTACAAGGTATCATGAAAAAGATAATAATTATTTCTGCCATTACTATTGTAATCGGTATCACATCTTTCGCTTACTTTGGTTCTAAATCCCCACTGCAAAATGAGGCGAAAGCTGTCGAAAGTCAAAAACATAGTAACCATCCAAAAGAAGAGATTCCTGCTTTTCCAAAAGCTGATCATAATGCAAAGAAACTAGATGATAATTTTTCCGTTGTAACAAATCCAGATTCTGCTCTTGTATTAGTCAATAAACATCGTAAATTACCAGATGGGTACATTCCAGAAGATTTAACGAAACCGAACGTACCATTTACTAGTCCAAAAGATAAAGAGAAAACATTACTTCGTAAAGATGCTGCAGACGCTCTTGAAAAAATGTTCCAAGCAGCGAAAGAAGAAGGTTTAGAACTTACAGCAGTTTCAGGTTACCGTTCTTACAAACGCCAACAGTCATTACATAATACATATATTAAGCGCCAAGGAAAAGCTGAGGCTGATTCGGTAAGTGCAATTCCTGGAACAAGTGAGCATCAAACTGGTCTAGCAATGGATATTAGCTCAAAATCTGCTAAATTCCAATTAGAACCAATCTTTGGAGAGACAGCAGAAGGAAAATGGGTTGCAGAACATGCCCATGAGTTCGGATTTGTCATTCGTTATTTAGAGGACAAAACAGAGACAACAGAGTATTCATACGAACCGTGGCACTTACGCTACGTTGGCAATCCATATGCCGCATACATATATAAGCACCACCTAACATTAGAAGAGGCAACGAAGGACAAAAAATAAGAGAGCGATTCGCTCTCTTATTTTTCTTTTATTCTATTATTGTAGTAATTCCTTCCATTCCTCAGGCCACGGTTCGCCTCTTCCGGTTTTTTTCGATGCTTGGACCATCATACCGCGTCCAACTAAACAAACTTCTCCTTCTGCATTTTTCACCATATAATGCAGATCTAAAGAAGAATTCCCAACTGCTCCCGCTTTTACATATACTTTCAACTGTTCATTAAAATAAATTTGCTTAATGAAATTACATTGTAAATCTGCAACAACGATCATCGTTTCTGATGATTCATGTGTCCATTCTTGCATAAATCCAAGTTCTTTAAACAATGCGATACGAGCTTCTTCAAAATATGTAAAAGCCACGACATTATTTACATGTCCAAACATATCTACTTCACCAAAACGAACTTTGACAGGATTATAAAATGAAAAACCACTTTCCCATTGCTCAAAGTCTTCAATATAAGGAATTCTCTTCATCGTTCCCTCTCCTTTTCGCCTTTAAAACAAACAGAATAAACAGAAAAATAAACTTATAAATATTGCCTCTTCAACATGAAGAGGCAATATTTATTAATAGTTATTGTCGCTACCAAAGAAATCTTTGAACGATTGAATTGTTGTATCACGGTTTAATGCTGCAATTGAAGTTGTTAATGGAATACCTTTCGGACATGATTGCACACAGTTTTGAGAGTTACCACAGTTTGCAAGTCCTCCATCACCCATAATTGCACGTAAGCGATCTGCTTTATGCATTTCACCAGTTGGATGCGAGTTAAATAAACGCGCTTGTGAAAGCGGTGCTGGTCCAATAAAGTCAGACTTACTGTTTACGTTCGGACATGACTCTAAGCAAACACCACATGTCATACATTTCGAAAGTTCATATGCCCATTGACGCTTTTTCTCTGGCATTCTTGGACCTGGTCCTAGGTCATACGTACCGTCGATTGGAATCCAAGCTTTAACACGTTTTAACGCGTTAAACATACGGCTACGGTCAACTTGTAAATCACGTACAATCGGGAATGTCTTCATCGGCTTTAAGCGAATTGGCTGCTCTAACTGGTCAATAAGGGCTGTACATGATTGACGTGGTTTTCCGTTAATCACCATCGAACATGCTCCACATACTTCCTCTAAGCAGTTCATATCCCATGCAATCGGAGTTGTTTGGTTCCCTTTTGAGTCGACAGGATTACGGCGAATTTCCATAAGCGCCGAAATAATATTCATATTAGGACGATATGGAATTTCAAACTCTTGGTCAAACTCTTGTGCATCTGGTCCATCTTGTCTCGTAATGATGAGGCGGATTGTTTTCTCAGACATGTTGTTTATCCCCCTTCTCTTCATCCTTAGCAGCTACATCATGTTTTGAGGAATAGTCACGTTTACGTGGTTTAATTAATGAAACATCCACTTCTTCGTAATGGAATGCTGGTGCAGTTCCTTCTCCCTCAAATTTCGCCATCGTAGTTTTTAAGAAGTTTGCATCATCACGATTTGGGAATTCTGGTTTGTAATGCGCCCCGCGGCTTTCATTACGGTTATATGCTCCAATTGTAATAACACGCGCTAACTCAAACATATTTGCAAGTTGGCGTGTAAATGAAGCACCTTGGTTACTCCATCTTGCTGTATCGTTAATGTTAATGCGTTTGTAACGCGCCATTAACTCTTCAATTTTCGCATCTGTTTCTAATAATTTTTTATTTTCACGAACTACTGTAACGTTATCTGTCATCCATTCTCCAAGCTCTTTATGAAGAACATATGCATTTTCGTTACCATCAAGCGCTAAAATATTGTTAAATTTCTCTGTTTCGATTAATTCATTTTGCTCATATACAGTAGATGCAACAGCATCAGATGATTTAGAAAGACCTTTCATATACTCAATTGCGTTCGGCCCTGCTACCATACCACCGTAAATTGCTGATAATAATGAGTTCGCACCAAGGCGGTTACCACCGTGCATAGAATAATCACACTCACCTGCTGCAAATAAACCTGGAATACTTGTCATTTGCTTATAATCAACCCATAATCCGCCCATTGAATAGTGAACCGCTGGGAAGATTTTCATTGGTAGTTTACGAGGATCATCACCTGTAAATTTCTCATAGATTTCAATAATTCCACCAAGTTTAATATCTAGTTCTTTCGGATCTTTATGAGAAAGATCTAAGTACACCATGTTTTCACCGTTAATACCTAGTTTTTGCTCTACGCAAACATCAAAGATTTCACGCGTTGCAATATCACGAGGTACAAGGTTTCCGTAAGCTGGATATTTTTCTTCTAAGAAGTACCATGGCTTACCATCTTTATACGTCCAAACACGTCCACCTTCACCACGTGCAGATTCACTCATAAGACGTAACTTATCGTCTCCAGGAATTGCTGTTGGATGGATTTGAATGAACTCACCGTTCGCATAATATGCACCTTGTTGATATACAGCAGACGCTGCTGTACCTGTATTAATAATAGAGTTTGTTGATTTTCCAAAGATGATACCAGGGCCCCCTGTTGCCATAATCACGGCATCAGCTTGGAAACTTTTTATCTCCATAGTTTGTAAGTCTTGCGCGACGATTCCTCGGCACACACCTTCATCATCTACAACAGCTCGTAAGAAATCCCAACCTTCATATTTCGTTACAAGTCCTGCTACTTCATGACGACGTACTTGCTCATCTAATGCATATAGTAATTGTTGACCAGTTGTTGCGCCAGCAAATGCTGTACGGTGATGTTGTGTTCCACCGAAACGACGGAAATCCAGAAGTCCTTCTTCCGTACGGTTGAACATAACACCCATGCGGTCCATTAAATGAATAATACCAGGTGCTGCATCACACATCGCTTTAACTGGTGGTTGGTTCGCTAAGAAGTCCCCACCATAAATTGTATCGTCAAAGTGGATCCATGGAGAATCCCCTTCACCTTTTGTATTTACGGCACCGTTAATTCCACCTTGGGCACATACAGAATGTGAACGTTTTACTGGTACTAAAGAAAATAGTTCAACATTTACTCCTGCTTCTGCCGCTTTAATCGTTGCCATTAAGCCGGCCAAGCCACCGCCGACTACTATAAGTTTCCCTTTCATGCTCTCCCACTCCTTACTGGTTTGCTAGCTGTGGATCGATGAACGCTAATAATGCACTCACACCTACATAAGTTAGACCTAAGAAAATAGCTAATGTTACATAAGTAGAGATTCTTTGTGAACGTGGAGATACTGTAATTCCCCAGCTTATGCAGAATGTCCATAGTCCATTTGCAAAGTGGAAAATTGTTGAAACAACACCAACTAAATAGAAACCGAACATAAATGGGTTGTTTAAAATATCTGCCATCATATCATAGTTTACCTCTTTACCTAACAATGCTTGAATACGAGTTTCCCAGACGTGCCAAGAAATAAAGATCAGCGTAACGATACCTGAAATTCGTTGGAAGACGAACATCCAGTTACGGAAATAACCGTAAGACACCGCATTGTTCTTAGCTGTAAATGCAATATATAAGCCATATATAGCATGGTACAGTATAGGTAAAAAGATGATGAAAATTTCTAGCGCATACCGGAATGGAAGGAGCTCCATAAAGCCTGCAGCTTTGTTAAAAGCCTCTGCTCCTCTTGTTGCAAAGTTGTTTACAATTAAATGTTGCGTCAAAAAGACACCAACCGGGATGACCCCCATTAATGAGTGCCACTTACGAAACGTATACTCGCGGCCTTTCATGTCCCCATTACCCCCTTGAATGTTTGACTGCTGTTTTCAGATTAATTTACAACAATAATGTTTTTTCACTATTGGCATAAGAAAAACTGAAAAAATTATTCAAAATATTTCAGCATAATTTGATTCCAAGTTCATTTTACCCCTATTTTTGTCGAAGCGTCAAGAAAACGTATACATAATTTGCATATAATTTGCCAATTCTTTTTTTCTTCTTATATATTCAGATTTCCCCAAAGAAAAATCTGTTTTTATAAATGAAAAATGTTATATAATAATCCCTATAGAAAGAGGGGAATATTGTGAGCAAAAATACAATCGATATAACATCTTTAGAAGATGTTTCATTGAACGCCTTCGCTTATGAATTGCTACGTGAAGAATTACTACCTGATTTAATTGGTAACGATTTAGATGGTATTTTATACTGGGCCGGTAGAAACCTTGCGAGAAAATATCCGCTAGAAACAATTGAAGAAGTCATTCAGTTTTTTGAAAAAGCTGGTTGGGGTACTTTAAGCATCATTGAACATAAACGTCGTGAAATGCAGTTTCAACTTAAAGGTACACTTATTACTGAGCGTCAAAAACAAAAAAGACATTCATCTTATCAATTAGAAGCTGGATTTATCGCCGAGCAAATTCAAAGACAAAGAAACGTCGTTGCAGAGTCCTATGAGGAACAGAAAAAACGTTCAGACTCTATTACATTTCTTGTTAAATGGGATATAAAAGATCTCATTGAAGTGTAGCATCTACTTACAGTCAACTAGACATATAAGTTTAGTTGACTTTTTTGTATATTCATTTAGATGCGTTTATTTTAAATCTTCAGAAATTATACCAAAAAACAGAAGACGTTGTAAACTACAACGTCTTCTTATCTGTTAAATAAGTATAAATTGTCTCCGCTACATTTTTCGGCATACCCGCTTCGACAAATTCCGATATGGAAGCTTCTTTCATCTTTTTTAATGAACCAAAATGTTTTAGCAATACTTTTTTTCGTTTATCACCGATTCCTGGAATTTCATCCAACGCGGATTGAATAACAGATTTCCCGTGTAATTGACGATGGAATGTAATTGCAAATCGATGTACTTCATCTTGAATGCGCTGCAATAAATAAAATTCTTGGCTATTCCTCGCAAGCATAACAGGCTCAGGCGGATCCCCAATAATTAAATGTGATGTTTTATGTTTTTCATCTTTTACAAGCCCTGCCATTGGAATATATAATCCAAGCTCGTTTTCAAGAACATCACTTGTAGCTGTGAGATGTCCTTTTCCCCCATCGATAATTATTAAATCTGGCAAAGGTAAATTTTCCTTCAATGCTCTCGTATAACGGCGTCTCACAACTTCCCTCATAGACTCGTAATCATCTGGCCCTTGGACCGTTTTAATTTTATATTTCCGATATTCTTTCTTCGCTGGTTTCCCATCGATAAAAGCAATCATTGCTGAAACAGGATTTGTCCCTTGAATATTTGAATTATCAAACGCTTCAATACGATAAGGTGTTTCAATGCCGAGTTGCTTTCCTAAATGATCTACAGCTTTAATCGTTCGCTCTTCATCACGTTCAATTAAGTGAAATTTCTCTTCTAGTGCAATTTTCGCATTTTTATTTGCTAATTCCACAAGATCTTTTTTCTTCCCACGCTTCGGCTGTGTCGCTTCAACTTCTAAAAAGCGCTCTACTAATTCTGAATCGATACTTCCTGGAACAACAATTTCCTTCGGCTTGAAATGACTACTGTTTTCATAAAATTGACCGATAAAAGTTAAAAAACCCTCTTCAGGTTCATCATATATCGGGAACATGGAAACATCACGTTCAATTAGCTTTCCTTTTCGAACGAAGAAAACTTGAACACACATCCAGCCTTTATCAACTGCATATCCAAACACATCCCGATCCACTAAATCACTCATAATCATCTTTTGCTTTTCCATAATTGCATCAATATGAGCAATTTGATCTCGCAACTCTTTTGCCCGTTCAAATTCTAGTTTCTCTGAAGCCTCGTACATCTTCGTTTCTAATTCTGAACGAATTTCTTTATGCCCACCGTTTAAGAATTTAATAATTTCATCCACAATTTCTTTGTTTTGCTCATCCGTTACTTCTTTCACACAAGGCGCTAAACATTGACCCATATGATAATACAAGCAAACTTTATCTGGCATATTTGAACATTTACGAAGTGGATACATACGATCTAATAATTTCTTTGTTTCATGTGCCGATTGCGCATTTGGATAAGGCCCAAAGTACTTTCCTTTATCCTTTTTTACATTTCGCGTAATGAGTAAGCGCGGCTGTTTTTCAGCTGTAATTTTAATGAAAGGATATGTTTTATCATCTTTTAATTGAATATTATATTTTGGATCATATTTTTTTATTAAATTTAACTCTAAAATAAGAGCCTCCAAATTTGAGGAAGTCACAATATATTCAAAATCAACAATTTCTCCAACAAGCCGAAGTGTTTTCCCATCATGTGAACCAGTAAAGTACGAGCGCACACGATTTTTGAGTACCTTTGCTTTTCCGACATATATAACCGTTCCCTGCTTATCCTTCATTAAATAACAACCAGGTTGATCGGGCAAAATTGCTAACTTCTCTTTTAAATGCTCGTGCACTCGTCTCCCTCCATTTCTACATGCTTATCATTTTTATTTTCACATAAAAACATACTATGCCAAAACACCCAACATACGTTCTTTTATTGTAACGGAAAGGTTGTAAAAAAGAAAATAAAAAAAGCTACCAAATGGCAGCTTCTTTATTTTAGAAGTGTTTAGAAACTAATTCTACTAACGCTTCTTTCGGTTTATATCCTAACGCTTGATCAACCACTTTACCGTCTTTTAATACGAAAAGAGCTGGAATGCTCATTACTTCGAATTGACGAGCAGTTTCTTGGTTTTCATCAACGTCCACTTTTACTACTTTTACTTTCTCGCCTAACTCTGAATCGATTTCCTCTAATACAGGAGCGATCATTTTACAAGGTCCGCACCAAGGCGCCCAGAAATCTAATAATACAACACCTTCGCTAGTTTCAGATGCGAAGCTTTGGTCATTTGCGTTTACAATTGCCATTTTATTTCCTCCTTCAAGTATATTCTACCAAGAGTATATCATTAACTTATATACGTGGCGAATAATATGTATCGTTATGTATTGTAACAAAAAAATGTTCCTTTATACTATATAAAAATATGGATTAAACACTAAAAAGATGAGAGACAGGGATCTCTCACCTTTTTCTATATATAGGGGTACTTCACTTGGAACTCAAGGGTACTCAAATCATGAATGTACTTTTAACTTTTTAAACTCTTCTGTTAAAAGAGGTAATACTTCAAATAGATCACCGACAATACCGTAGTCAGCTACCTTGAAGATACTTGCTTCTGGATCTTTGTTAATCGCAACGATTATTTTTGAGTTAGACATACCAGCTAAATGCTGAATCGCACCAGAAATTCCGCATGCAATGTATAAGTCTGGTGTAACAACTTTACCTGTTTGACCAATTTGTAATGAGTAATCACAATACTCAGCGTCACAAGCACCACGAGATGCTCCAACAGCGCCGCCTAGTACGTCAGCTAACTCTTTCAATGGTTTAAATCCTTCTTCACTCTTCACACCGCGTCCGCCAGCGATAATAACTTTCGCTTCAGAAAGATCAACACCTTCTGCCGTTTTACGGACAACGTCTTGAATGATTGTACGTAAGTCTTTCACATCAACTGTAATAGAAGACGCTTCACCTGTGCGAGATTCATCTTTTTCAAG
Encoded here:
- the etfA gene encoding electron transfer flavoprotein subunit alpha, giving the protein MARKVLVMGEVRDGSLRNVSFEAVAAAKTIAEGGEVVGLLVGDSVASFANELIHYGADRVVTVENDKLKSYTSDGYAQAFLAVYAEEKPEGIVFGHTALGKDLSPKLAAKLEAGLVSDVTALEIEGGNVIFTRPIYSGKAFEKKIVTDGILFATVRPNNIATLEKDESRTGEASSITVDVKDLRTIIQDVVRKTAEGVDLSEAKVIIAGGRGVKSEEGFKPLKELADVLGGAVGASRGACDAEYCDYSLQIGQTGKVVTPDLYIACGISGAIQHLAGMSNSKIIVAINKDPEASIFKVADYGIVGDLFEVLPLLTEEFKKLKVHS